The sequence AATCAGAGCACGGTTTTTTGCCTCGCTTTGCCGCAGGTTTTCCTCAGCTTGGTGACGATCGCTGACATCCTGCACTAAGGACAACACGGAAACTCCTCGTCCAGTCCCATTTGTCAGTGCCGAGTTATACCATTCACAGTAAATAATCGTGCCATCCCGGCGGTAATTGCGATTCCGAGAAATGTTGCGAGTGCCTGCCCACAGATCAGCCATGACTTGGTTGACCTGCTCTAGGTCATCCTCAACAACCAACTGGAACTGATGATAGGTTTTGCCCACTACTTCCTCAGCCTTCCAGCCAAACATAACCTCAGCCTGGGTTGACCAATAGGTAATTCGACCGTCTTGATCCCAGCGAATTGTTGCCAGGGGTGAGTTTTCTATGTGGGAGTTTAATTCTTGCAGAGCTTGCTGGAGAGCAGCCGTTTGCTTAGCAACCTCTTGGTGCAATGCTTGGGCGTAGTGTTGACGAAGGTAATCACTGTCATGCAGTTCAGCCACCATTTGCTCAAAGGAGAGGCGCAGGCTTTCTAGCTCTAGCAGATGACTCTTAGGCAGGGTTTGGTCGCGATTACCGGCTGCAACTTCACGGTGAGCTTGGGCAAGGCGTTGCAGCGATCGTCCTAGGCGACGTGATGTCCACATGCCTATCACTATGGCTGCCGCTAGCACCAGTCCAGACAGCATTACAGTACGTAGCAAGTTAGCTTGAATGTGCGCTGTGAAATCGGACTCTGGCACCACAGTAACAATCAACCAGTCCAGGCCATAGGCATCAGCGTAGGGGGCAACGCTTAAAAAATACTGATCGCGACTGGTTCCTTCTGGCCGAAATACCAAGGTTTGGGGCGATCGTAGCGTTGCTAAATTATTGAAGGTTTTACCCAGGTAAGCATAGGCTTGCTGAATCACCGGGTCAGCCACCTCTTGGGGAGAAAGGCGTTGAAATGTCAGAGCGTTTGGATCACTAGTTTCACTCAAACTTGGTTGGCCAGATCCTCGATACACTGCATCTCCCGTTGAGGTGGCAATCAGCAACCCCTGACGATCAACAACGAACACATCCCCACGTTTTCCGACTTTAATACCCTGAAGAAAATCACTGAGTTGGTTTAGGCTAATGTTGACAGCAAATACACCCATCAACTGGTTGGCTCGGTCATACATAGGGGCATAGGCATTCAGGGTCAGTTGACTATTAGCTCTGACTTGGTAGGGGTCTGTCCAGCCCGGTTTCCTAGTTTGCACTGCCTTGCGGAACCACGGGCGATTGCGCACGTTCGCGTTTTGGATAGCCCTTATATAGCGGCCTAGACTTCCATCCTTAGTTACGCTGTAAAACCGTTTTGTCGCTGGGTCAGCCGCTGTAGAGACTGCTGCTTCAAAGGGCAACTCGTCAGGCTGCAAGCGAATTGCTGCCCCACGGCCTCCAAAATCAACACGATGGCTAGCCCTCAGATCTCCTCGGGGCGTTCCGACTAGTAATGTGGTTAACTCTGGCATCTGCTGATGTTGCAGAATCAGATACCGGTGTAACTGGTCAAGGTTATCAAGACTAATGACTCCAGCATTAATAGCCGCAATGTGCCGTTGGTTCGTGCGGTGTGCCCGTTGGAGATAGAGATCGAGTTCCTCAGTAACCTGATGCTGCACATTGTCCATTAACTGCCTAGCAACATCTTGCACAGTCTGCTGGCCACTACGATAAGACCAATAGCCCACCAAACTCACCACACCAACCACTTGCACTACAAATGGTACAGTTAACACCCAATGCAACGGGATTTTAGTTGTCCAATTAGGGCATTGACGCACTATTACCTGCAATATTCGACGCATAAGGTGCATAGTTCACCATAGTTAAATCCTAAGCCGAAACTATGCCCATTGTGGTTGGGGTACTAAACAATGTGCAGATCACCAATAACAGGGAAAACAGAACAATCCTGGGAATAATCAGTTTGCTACTCTTCATCAATTATTCCCATATCTCATACCCATCTGTAAATGTAGAGATCAGCATCTTGTAGGTCTTATGAGTACTTTCTGCCTAGGGAAGGTGCGTAGGGCCTTTTCCTACACCAAGTGGCAGAAGCAACTCTGTAAGTTTAATGAACGTCCCCATCCATGAC comes from Cyanobacteriota bacterium and encodes:
- a CDS encoding PAS domain S-box protein — encoded protein: MHLMRRILQVIVRQCPNWTTKIPLHWVLTVPFVVQVVGVVSLVGYWSYRSGQQTVQDVARQLMDNVQHQVTEELDLYLQRAHRTNQRHIAAINAGVISLDNLDQLHRYLILQHQQMPELTTLLVGTPRGDLRASHRVDFGGRGAAIRLQPDELPFEAAVSTAADPATKRFYSVTKDGSLGRYIRAIQNANVRNRPWFRKAVQTRKPGWTDPYQVRANSQLTLNAYAPMYDRANQLMGVFAVNISLNQLSDFLQGIKVGKRGDVFVVDRQGLLIATSTGDAVYRGSGQPSLSETSDPNALTFQRLSPQEVADPVIQQAYAYLGKTFNNLATLRSPQTLVFRPEGTSRDQYFLSVAPYADAYGLDWLIVTVVPESDFTAHIQANLLRTVMLSGLVLAAAIVIGMWTSRRLGRSLQRLAQAHREVAAGNRDQTLPKSHLLELESLRLSFEQMVAELHDSDYLRQHYAQALHQEVAKQTAALQQALQELNSHIENSPLATIRWDQDGRITYWSTQAEVMFGWKAEEVVGKTYHQFQLVVEDDLEQVNQVMADLWAGTRNISRNRNYRRDGTIIYCEWYNSALTNGTGRGVSVLSLVQDVSDRHQAEENLRQSEAKNRALIAAIPNLLIRMRRDGLYLDIINQETVHWLSAAKDSSQHWITEFLPANIALDRIALAERALATGQIQLQEYQFEDQGNTFYEEARIVPMGEDEVLVVVQDVTQRMQAELALKTSEAKLRQSEATNRAMLAAIPDLLLRVGRDGSCYSFFPPPDSDDGVFLPIRQHLSEVLPPDLLQNQLRQIDQALATGELQIWEHQLVKHGELRDEEIRLVPCGPEECLVIVRDITDRKRTEQELRRAKEAAEVANQAKSAFLANMSHELRTPLNVILGFTQLLRQDDTLSAKQRRDIDSIYRSSEHLLELINDVLDFSKIEAGKLEVNPQATDLAELVNSLHVMFSQRAVAKGLQLCLEYLPGVPQYIEVDAQKLRQILLNLLSNAVKFTSRGHVILRVYTLEQTPEMTHDRSYTKLYIEVEDTGVGIAAEELQVVFEAFSQAAAGRQSQQGTGLGLAISRKLARLMGGDLTVTSMIDQGTTFQLMLPVKLTTGATLRPSHFGQRVTGLMPNQPRYRILIV